A single window of Periophthalmus magnuspinnatus isolate fPerMag1 chromosome 9, fPerMag1.2.pri, whole genome shotgun sequence DNA harbors:
- the LOC117376730 gene encoding dynamin-1-like: MGNRGMEELIPLVNRLQDAFGSIGQNAALDLPQIAVVGGQSAGKSSVLENFVGKDFLPRGSGIVTRRPLVLQLINCPTEYAEFLHCKGKKFTDFEEVRLEIEAETDRVTGANKGISPVPINLRVYSPNVLNLTLVDLPGMTKVPVGDQPADIETQIRDMLLQFVTKENCLLLAVSPANSDLANSDALKIAKEVDPQGLRTIGVITKLDLMDEGTDARDILENKLLPLRRGYVGVVNRSQKDIDGKKDINAALQAERKFFLSHPSYRHLADRMGTAYLQKVLNQQLTNHIRDTLPALRSKLQSQLLSIEKEVEEYKHYRPDDPSRKTKALLQMVQQFAVDFEKRIEGSGDQVDTYELSGGAKINRIFHERFPFELVKLESDEKTLRKEISYAIKNIHGVRTGLFTPDMAFETIVKRQIAQIKEPCTKCVDLVISELVNTVRQCTQKLAQYPMLREEMERIVTQHIRDREAHSKGQVLLLIDIELSYVNTNHEDFIGFANAQQKSSQMSKKKAAGNQDEIMVIRKGWLTINNISIMKGGAKDYWFVLTAEALSWYKDDEEKEKKYMLPVDNLKLKDIEKSFMSSKHVFALFNTEHRNVYKDYRQLELASESQEEVDSWKASFLRAGVYPERSVDKEKEKDTEESSGDGRLHSLDPQLERQVEIVRNLVDSYLSIIHRTVRDLVPKTIMHLMVNNTKEFIHSDLLAQLYSCGDQNSLMEESQEQAQHREEMLRMYHALKEGLNIIGDISSSTVTTACPPPVDDSWLQVTGMPSGRRSPMSSPTPQRRAPPGPPRPGGRPGSGSGPGPSRPAVSPDPTPPSRPNRAPPPGVPSRPSRGESPQSSIEG, translated from the exons ATGGGGAACCGCGGCATGGAGGAGCTCATTCCGCTGGTGAACCGGCTGCAGGACGCGTTCGGGTCCATCGGGCAGAACGCGGCGCTGGACCTGCCGCAGATCGCGGTGGTGGGCGGACAGAGCGCGGGAAAGAGCTCCGTGCTCGAGAACTTCGTGGGGAA AGACTTTCTTCCTCGTGGCTCTGGGATCGTGACACGTCGCCCCTTGGTGCTACAGCTCATCAACTGCCCCACAG AGTATGCTGAGTTCCTTCACTGTAAGGGGAAGAAGTTCACAGACTTTGAGGAGGTTCGACTGGAGATCGAGGCCGAGACCGACAGAGTGACTGGAGCGAACAAAGGAATCAGCCCAGTGCCCATCAACCTGAGGGTCTACAGCCCCAAtg tcTTAAACTTGACCTTGGTGGACTTGCCTGGGATGACAAAAGTCCCGGTAGGGGACCAGCCAGCAGACATTGAGACTCAGATCCGGGACATGCTCCTTCAGTTTGTGACCAAAGAGAACTGTCTGCTGCTCGCCGTCTCACCCGCCAACTCTGACCTCGCTAACTCAGATGCCCTGAAGATCGCCAAAGAGGTAGACCCCCAAG GTCTGAGGACCATCGGGGTCATCACCAAACTGGACTTGATGGACGAAGGAACCGATGCCAGAGACATCCTGGAAAACaagctcctgcctctgcgccgag GGTATGTGGGAGTGGTGAATCGTTCTCAGAAGGACATCGATGGGAAGAAGGACATCAATGCAGCTCTTCAGGCTGAGAGGAAGTTCTTCTTATCGCACCCATCCTACAGACACCTGGCTGACCGCATGGGCACCGCCTACCTGCAGAAAGTCCTCAACCAG caacTGACAAACCACATTCGAGACACTCTGCCAGCGCTGAGGTCCAAACTGCAGAGTCAGCTCCTGAGCATcgagaaggaggtggaggagtaCAAGCACTACAGACCAGACGATCCCAGCAGGAAGACCAAAGCACTGCTCCA GATGGTGCAGCAGTTTGCGGTGGACTTTGAGAAGAGGATCGAAGGCTCTGGAGACCAGGTAGACACGTACGAGCTCTCAGGAGGAGCCAAAATCAACCGCATCTTCCATGAACGCTTCCCCTTCGAACTGGTCAag TTGGAGAGTGATGAGAAGACTCTTCGTAAAGAGATCAGTTACGCCATCAAGAACATCCACGGAGTCag GACAGGGCTGTTCACTCCAGACATGGCGTTTGAGACGATCGTGAAGCGTCAGATCGCTCAGATCAAAGAGCCCTGCACCAAGTGTGTGGATCTGGTCATCTCCGAACTGGTCAACACTGTACGCCAGTGCACTCAGAAG TTGGCTCAGTACCCGATGCTGAGGGAAGAGATGGAACGCATCGTCACACAACACATCCGCGACCGAGAAGCCCACTCTAAAGGACAG GTTTTGCTCCTGATCGATATTGAACTCTCTTACGTCAACACCAACCATGAGGACTTCATCGGCTTTGCCAA tGCGCAGCAGAAAAGCAGTCAGATGAGCAAGAAGAAGGCAGCGGGAAACCAG GACGAGATCATG GTGATTCGTAAAGGCTGGCTCACCATAAACAACATCAGCATCATGAAGGGCGGTGCCAAAGACTACTGGTTTGTGCTGACGGCAGAGGCTCTGTCATGGTATAAGGATGACGAG gagaaggagaagaagtaCATGTTGCCTGTGGACAACCTCAAATTGAAGGACATCGAGAAGAGCTTCATGTCCAGCAAACATGTGTTTGCCCTGTTCAACACCGAGCACCG taACGTGTATAAGGATTACCGTCAGCTGGAGCTGGCCAGTGAGTCCCAGGAGGAGGTGGACAGTTGGAAGGCATCGTTCCTTCGCGCCGGCGTATACCCTGAACGCAGCGTG gacaaagagaaagagaag GACACTGAGGAGAGCAGTGGAGATGGTCGCCTCCACAGTCTGGACCCTCAGTTGGAACGACAGGTGGAGATTGTGAGGAACCTGGTGGACTCGTACCTGTCCATCATCCACAGGACCGTGAGGGACCTGGTGCCCAAAACCATCATGCACCTGATGGTCAACAAC ACGAAGGAGTTCATTCACTCAGATCTTCTGGCTCAACTCTACTCCTGTGGAGACCAGAACTCCCTCATGGAGGAGtcccaggaacag GCCCAGCACAGGGAGGAGATGTTGAGGATGTACCACGCTCTGAAGGAGGGTCTGAACATCATTGGAGACATCAGCTCCTCCACAGTGACTACAGCATGTCCTCCTCCGGTGGATGACTCGTGGCTCCAGGTGACCGGAATGCCCTCAGGACGCAG GTCACCCATGTCGAGTCCCACCCCTCAGCGCAGAGCCCCCCCTGGACCCCCAAGACCCGGAGGACGACCTGGGTCTGGATCTGGACCAGGTCCGAGTCGACCTGCAGTTTCCCCCGACCCCACCCCACCCAGCAGACCCAACAGGGCCCCGCCCCCTGGCGTTCCCAG